TTGCCGTGCAGATGACGAAGATGCATCCCTGCCAGCGCCGACTTGCCGCGCCCGCGCGGGGCGGTCACTACCATGACGCCGGGCGACATCGCGTGTAATTCAGCGAGGATCGCGGCCTGCTCCTGCTCCGGCGCACCGCTGGCTGGGTGCCACGTCGGTCGCACGGCAAACTCAGGAAGCGTGAGCGGCTCTCCCTGCTGCCAGAGGATCGCCTCGTCGTGCGTCCGTAGCATGCGGCAAACGTGGCTGATAAAACGTGGGGTGGCGATGGGTTGAGCGGTGTCGCTCCAGCGACAGGCGTCGGCGTCAGGCGTTTCTGCCCAGCGGGAAAAGGGAGGAGTCAACAGGATCAGCCAGCCTCCCGCCCGCAGCGTACCGCCGAGAGCCGCAAAGGCGGCCACGTCAAAGCCGCGGCGCGCATCAAATACGGCGTGGCTAAACTCGCGGCCCAGCAACGTAGTGAGCGACCGCGGATGGCAATAGTCTGCGGCCTGAGCAGCATCCTGCTCGTCACCTACCCACAGCGCCGCCTGCGGTGCTATCAGGGCAGTGGCCTGCTGCTGGCACCACGTCTCTTCCCCGCTGATAACCAGCAGGCGACGGATGCCCTCGCGCGCCATCTGCGCGCTCAGGGCGATCAAACGCTCCATGTCACCGTTCCCGAAAATGAAGCCTTACAGCGTGTTGCCAAAGGTGTTGCACTGGGCGACATCACCCGTGTCAAAGCCGCGCTTAAACCAGGTATAACGCTGCTCGGAGGTGCCGTGGGTAAAGCTGTCCGGTACCACGTGGCCCTGGCTCTGCTTCTGAAGACGGTCATCACCGATCGCTTCGGCGGCGTTCAGACCTTCCTGCAGATCGCCCTCTTCCATTACGCCCTGCTGCTGCATGCTGCGGCCCCAGACGCCAGCAAAGCAGTCCGCCTGCAGCTCCATCTTCACCGACAGGCGGTTAACTTCAACCTGGGAGGCGTTTTGCTGCAGCTGGCGCACTTTCGGCTCGATACCCAGCAGCTTCTGCACGTGGTGACCCACCTCGTGGGCAATGACATAGCCCTGAGCGAAGTCGCCTGCCGCGCCAAGCTTGCTCTTCATCTCATCGTAGAAAGAGAGATCGATATAGACTTTGCTGTCTGCCGGGCAGTAGAACGGCCCCATGACCGATTGACCGGTACCGCAGCCGGTTTGGGTAGCGTTACGGTACATCACCAGCGTTGGCTGCTGATAGGTGCGGCCCATTTTCTCAAACAGCTGGGTCCACGTCTCTTCGGTGGTCGCAAAAATGACGCGGGTAAACTTCGCTGCCTCATTCTCCTGGGGAGTAGCAACCTGCTGAGTGCCTGGCTGAGACATCGGCTGCCCGGTGAGCAGTCCGGTTAAATCCACCCCGTAGTAGCCGCCGATTACCACAATCACCAGCAAAATAATCCCGCCTTTGCCCCGGGGCAAACGTAGCCCACGGCCGCCGAGCGGGCTACCTGATTCGTTACGCCTGTCTTCAACGTTATTACTTTCGCGACGCCCTTGCCAACGCATAATCACCTCAGAGATATTTTAATAAATATGATTGATCGTAGGCGGTTAAAGGCAGGATTACCATAAGAAAGGTGCTGTAACAGGCCGGAGGAGTGGGGAACGCCTCCGGCTAACAGTGAAAGGGTGAAACTAGTCCAGTTTCACACCGAGACGGTGGGCCACGGCTTCATAGGCTTCGATCACGCCGCCCAGGCTCTGGCGGAAACGGTCTTTATCCATTTTATCCATGGTCTCTTTGTCCCACAGGCGGCTGCCGTCCGGCGAGAACTCATCGCCCAGCACTACTTCGCCGTTGAACAAACCAAACTCCAGCTTGAAGTCCACCAGGATCAGACCCGCATCGTCAAACAGTTTGGTCAGCACATCGTTGGCCTTGTAGGTCAGATCTTTCATGCGCGCCAGGTTTTTTTGATTCACCCAGCCGAAGGTTTCGCAGTAGGAGTCGTTAACCATCGGATCGTGCATTTCATCGTTTTTCAGGAACAGATCGAACAGAGGCGGATTCAGGATCATCCCCTCCTCAATACCCAGACGCTTCACCAGCGAACCCGCCGCGCGGTTACGGATAACGCACTCTACCGGCACCATCTCCAGCTTCTTCACCAGGCACTCGGTATCGGAGAGCAGCTGCTCCATCTGTGTTGGGATGCCCGCTTCTTCCAGCTTGCTCATAATGAAGTGGTTGAACTTGTTGTTCACCATGCCTTTACGATCGAACTGTTCAATGCGCGCGCCATCCCCTGCTGACGTATCATTGCGGAATTCGAGCACCAACAGGTCGGGGTTTTCCGTGCTGTATACGGTCTTCGCTTTGCCACGATACAACTCAGCTTGCTTTTGCATCTTTGTTACTCCAGGTTCCAGGTGTGATGATTTGAAGTCTAACTGCGGCCATTATCCGCTACGCACACGTTTGCGTCTACCCTGATAAAAAAGGCCGGAGCATTCCGGCCTGATTTTTTACTTGAATGCAGCTTCGAAAACGGCCACCAGCGCGTCGTTTTGCGCCTGGGTCAGGGTGTGCCCTTTCGGATCGATAAACTGCAGGCTGCTGCGGTTATCGAGATCGCCTACCTGTAACTTGTAGTCACCGGAGGTGAGACCCGGATCGCGTGCGCCAAGTGCCTGCCAGTCGCTGTCAGAGAGCGGCTTGTAGGTCACCGCCATGCTGCCGGTTGAGCGCGTGGAGTCGGTCACTTTCATGCCCACTTTCTCGAGGGTCGCAGGCAGACGCTGCCAGACCACGTTAAACGGCCCGCGGACCACCAGCATCGGCAGACCGGTATCGTCGGCACCGCTCTGTACGTCGAGGGTAGCGGCGGAGCGGTTCTGAGCGGCGTTCTGTGACGCAGTGGCGGTTTTATCCAGCCCGGCGGAGATCGCGTTTAGCATTTCGGTGCTGTAGCGCTGCAGCGAGGCGGTATCGGCTACCGGCTTGCCAGCCTGCTCCAGGTTGATCAGCTTGACGACAACCGCCTGCTGATAGCCCTGCGGCTTAACCGAGATTTGATAACGGCCACGGTACTGCTGATCTTCGTCGAGGCGATTCCAGTCAACCCAACCGGTTGTCAGGGTCTGCGCGGCATCGTCACGTTTATCAATCGCGTAGTTGTTGCCCTGAACGATGCTTACCACCTGTGGCCACAGCGTGCTACGGTTGCCGTTCTCCACCAGCAGCGTTGCGGTATCACCGGTAAACTGGGTGCGGGCACCCGTCACCAGCGCCAGCGGCTGGGCCGGTGGGCGGATATCCAGCGCTTTACCGACGGCACCGCTGCCATTGGTAACTGGAATGTTGTAGTCACCGTTCTGCACTGGCAGGATCATGCCAGCAGGCGCATGAAGTTCACCAAGCGGCGCGGCATCCAGATAGGATTCATCACCGCTAACCTGGCGCTTATAACGCGAGTCCGAATTACAGGCAGCGAGCAGCATAACAAGCGAAACACTCGCTACCTTTACCAGGCGCGACTTCTGTACTGAGTAAGCCATCAAATCTCCCTAAACTTTACAGCAAACCGGCGTGCTTAAGCGCAGCGGTAACAGCCTCACGACCGTGGTCGGTAATCGGCGTCATCGGCAGACGCAGCGTGTCGGTCGCCACAAGCCCCAACTCCTTACATGCCCATTTCACCGGGATAGGATTGGGTTCGACAAATAGTTTGTTGTGTAACGGCATCAGACGCTGGTTAATCACCCGCGCTTCGCTAAACTGCCCTTCGGCAGCCAGACGGCACATCTCTGCCATGTCGCGTGCGGCCACGTTAGAGGTCACGGAGATCACACCGTGACCACCAAGCTGCATAAAGTCCAGCCCGGTGGCATCATCCCCGCTCAGCAGACCAAAGTCATCTGAAACCAGCTCTTTGATCTGGTGAACACGACTTAAGTTCCCCGTGGCCTCTTTGATTGCGACAATATTGTTCACTTTCGCCAGGCGACCCACGGTTTCAGGCAGCATATCGCAACCGGTACGCGAAGGTACATTATACAGAATTTGCGGCAGATCAGTGTGTTCCGCGATGGCTTTAAAATGCTGGAACAGCCCTTCCTGAGTTGGACGGTTGTAGTACGGCGTGACCGTCAGGCAGCCTACTACGCCGCTGCCGTTGAAGCGCTCGGTAAGACCAATCGCCTCAGCGGTGGCATTTGCACCGGTGCCTGCGATAATCGGGATGCGCCCGTCGGCCAGTTCAAGCGTCAGCATCACGACGTCACCATGTTCCTCATGGCTCAGCGTGGCGGACTCACCGGTCGTGCCTACCGATACAATCGCCGAGGTTCCGCTGGCGACATGATAATCAATCAGTTTCTTCAGGCTTGACCGGCAGACATTACCTTTATCATCCATCGGTGTAACAAGCGCGACAATACTTCCCGTGAACATGGGCCATCCTCTGTGCAAACAAGATTCTCAATGGTACGTTTGGTGCTGTAATAAAAGCAAGCGACGCGAGGCGTTCCGGCGGTTGTATGCCGGTTTTTTTTATGCTTTCCTTAGGATTACCGAAACCGTTAGCGAAGCATCTACAGGAAGAACAGGTTTGACCCCTTCATCACAACATTATCTGGTTATTACCGCGCTAGGTGTCGACAGGCCTGGTATCGTCAATACGATCACCCGTCACGTGAGCAGCTGCGGCTGTAATATTGAAGATAGCCGGCTGGCGATGCTCGGGGAAGAGTTCACCTTTATCATGCTGCTTTCCGGCTCATGGAACGCCATTACCCTGATTGAATCCACACTGCCGCTGAAGGGCGCGGAGCTGGATCTGCTGATCGTCATGAAACGCACTACCGCACGGCCCGGCGCGGCGCTGCCCGCCACGGTGTGGGTGCAGGTGGAGGTAGCGGACTCCCCGCACCTGATCGAGCGCTTCACCGCCCTGTTCGATGCCCATCAGATGAATATTGCCGAACTGGTCTCTCGCACCCAGCCAGCCCAGGCCGGTGCGGCCGCCCAGCTCTTTATTCAAATCACCGCCCATAGCCCGGCGCTGGAAGATACGGCAAAAATTGAACAAGCTTTCAAAGTACTATGTACAGAATTAAATGCGCAGGGCAGTATAAATGTCGTCAACTATTCCCAGAACGAAGAACAGGATGGAGTGAAGTGATGAATCCACTGAAAGCCGGTGATACCGCACCGAAATTTAGCTTGCCGGATCAAGACGGAGAACAAGTTAATTTGGCCGACTTCCAGGGACAGCGTGTATTGGTCTATTTCTACCCGAAAGCCATGACCCCAGGCTGTACCGTTCAGGCCTGCGGCCTACGCGATAACATGGACGATTTAAAGAAAATAGGTGTGGAAGTGCTGGGCATCAGCACCGACAAGCCGGAAAAGCTCTCCCGCTTTGCTGAAAAAGAGCTGCTGAACTTTACCCTGCTGTCTGATGAAGACCATCAGGTCTGCGAGCAGTTTGGCGTCTGGGGTGAAAAGTCGTTTATGGGTAAAACCTACGACGGCATTCACCGCATCAGCTTTTTGATTGGCGCTGACGGGGTCGTTGAGCACGTGTTCAACGATTTCAAAACCAGCAACCACCACGATATTGTGCTGAGTTGGTTACAACAGAACGCGTAATCTATTAAGGCCCGGCGGCGCTGCGCCTGCCGGGCCTACACCCTACTGTTCAACCGCCGGGACATCCGGCCAGGCATGCACCACGGCCTTGATCAGCGTGGCAAGCGGAATCGCAAAGAACACCCCCCAGAAGCCCCACAGTCCGCCGAAGATCACCACCGACAGAATGATCACCAGCGGATGCAGATTGACCGCCTCCGAGAAGAGCACCGGCACCAGCAGGTTACCGTCCAGCCCCTGAATAATCAGGTAAACCGCAAAGCAGCTCCAGAACTCGGTTCCCAGCCCAAACTGGAACAGCGCCACGCCGATCACCGGGATAGTGACCACAAACGCGCCGATGTAGGGAATGAGCACCGAGAAGCCCACCAGCACCGCCAGCAGCAGCGAGTAGTTGAGACCGAAGAGAATAAAACCAATCCACGTCGCCACGCCGACGACGATCATCTCCAGCACTTTGCCGCGAATATAGTTAGTGATCTGCTGGTTCATCTCCACCCACACCTGGCCTGCCAGCCCACGGTTGCGCGGCAGAATGCGGCGCACGGCGTTGAGCATCTGCTCTTTGTCCTTCACCAGGAAGAAGACCATCAGCGGCACCAGCACCAGATAGACCGCGAGCGTCAGCAGCCCTACCAGCGAAGCGACGGAGTATTTAACCACTGAATCCCCGAGGCTGAGCATGCGGGTGCGCATGTTCTCCGCCATGGCATCGATAATGCCCGCGTCCATCAGCGCCGGATAGCGTCGCGGCAGGGTAGCCGCAAAATCAGAGAGCTTATTAAGCATGCCGGGCATATCGCGAATCAGATTGATGCCCTGCTGCCAGGCGATAGGCATAACCACGAAGGCCATCAGCAGCAGGATGCCGACAAACAGCACCAGCACGATGCTGGAGGCGACGGTACGTGAGCAGCCGACGTTTTCCAGCCGGGCGGTAGGCCACTCCAGCAGGTAGGCCAGCACAATGGCGACCAGCAGCGGGGCTAATAACCCGCTAAAAAAGAACAGGATGCTAAACCCTGCCAGCAGAATGACCAGCAGCGCAATCGCCTCCGGATCGCTAAAGCGACGGCGATACCACTGCATTAACATTTCGAGCATAACTTACCTTACCTATAGGTCCCTGGTGGGTTTTCCGGAGGAATTGTATCGAAGTGAAACAAAAAAGACTTCGCTTTTCGACGCTGCCACAGGAAACTAACGCATCAATTGATTAAGATGTTCATCATGCTCGCCATACAGGATTGAGGTTATGTTCAGGACGTTGAGAAAAACGCTGGTTGCTACCCTGATTGCTACTCTGACGCTGGGCCAGGCCGCGCCGGTCTTTGCGGATTCAGCGGATACCCTGCCGGATATGGGCACCTCAGCGGGCAGCACGCTGTCGATTGCCCAGGAGCTGCAGATGGGCGACTACTACGTTCGCCAGCTGCGCGGCAGTGCGCCGCTGATTAACGATCCTCTGTTAGTGCAGTACATTAATGGCTTAGGGATGCGCCTGGTCGCCCATGCCAATTCGGTGCGCACCCCGTTCCACTTCTACTTAATCAATAACGACGAAATCAACGCCTTCGCCTTCTTTGGCGGCAACGTGGTGCTGCACTCGGCCCTCTTCCGCTATGCCGATAACGAGAGCCAACTGGCCTCGGTAATGGCGCACGAAATCTCCCACGTTACCCAGCGCCACCTGGCGCGGGCGATGGAGGATCAGAAAAACAGCGCGCCGCTGACCTGGGCCGGGGCATTAGGCTCTATTCTGCTGGCGATGGCCAGTCCGCAGGCGGGGATGGCGGCGCTGACAGGTACCCTCGCTGGCACTCGTCAGGGGATGATCACCTTTACCCAGCAGAACGAGCAGGAGGCGGACCGCATCGGCATTCAGGTGCTACAGCGTTCGGGGTTCGATCCGCAGGCGATGCCAACCTTCCTCGAAAAGCTGCTGGATCAGGCCCGCTACTCTTCACGACCGCCGGAGATCCTGCTGACTCACCCCCTGCCAGAGAGCCGTCTCTCGGATACCCGCAACCGTGCCAACCAGATGCGGCCGGTAGTGGTTCAATCCTCAGAGGATTTTTACCTGGCGAAGGCGCGTACGCTGGGGATGTATAACAGCGGGCGCAACCAGCTTACCAACGATCTGCTGGATGCGTGGGCCAAGGGCAACGTGCGCGAACAGCGTGCCGCCCAGTATGGCCGGGCACTGCAGGCGATGGAGGGCGCTAACTACCCCACCGCCAGCCAGGCGTTGCAGCCCCTGCTGAGCGCAGAGCCGGGCAACAGCTGGTATCTCGATTTAGCCACCGATATCGATCTCGGTCAGAGAAAGTTTGATCAGGCCATCAACCGGCTGAAAAATGCGCCGAAGCTGAAAACTGACCCGGTGTTGCAGCTCAACCTGGCCAACGCCTATTTGCAGAGCGGCCAGGCAAGCGAGGCGGAGAAGATCCTTAACCGCTACACCTTTACCTATAAAGATGACACCAACGGCTGGGAGCTGCTGGCGCAGACCGAGGGCACGCTCGGCAATCGCGATCAGGAGCTGGCCGCCCGCGCCGAGGGTCTGGCACTGCATGGTCAGCTGGATCAGGCGATCTCGCTGCTGGGCAGTGCCAGCGCGCAGGTGAAGCTGGGCAGCATGCAGCAGGCGCGCTACGACGCCCGCATTGACCAGCTGCGTCAGATGCAGGAACGCTTTAAGCCCTATACCAAGATGTAATCAGGAGAATGTATGTCCGACGCGGTCACTATCTACCATAACCCCCGCTGCTCAAAGAGCCGCGAGACCCTGAGCCTGCTGCAATCCCACGGCGCTGAGCCGCAGGTGGTGCTCTATCTGGAGACGCCGCCGGATGCGGCCACACTGCGTAATCTACTGCAGATGCTCAATTTAAGCAGCGCCCGGGATCTGATGCGGCAGAAAGAGGATCTCTACCGCACGCTCAACCTGGCGGACAGCACGCTTTCGGAAGAGGCGTTAATTCAGGCGATGGTAGAGAACCCTAAGCTCATCGAGCGCCCTATCGTGGTGAAGGGCGGTCAGGCGCGTATTGGCCGACCGCCAGAGCAGGTGTTAGAGCTTCTGTAGGTACCGTAGGCCGGATAAGCGAAGCGCTATCCGGCAATTTCAGAGTTTAAGGATCTCTTTCACAAACGGGATGGTCAGCTTACGCTGGGCGGTAATCGAGGCGCGGTCCAGCTGATCCAGCGTCTCAAACAGCGTGCGCATCTCGCGATCCAACCTCTTGAGCAGAAAACGGCACACGTCCTCCGGCAACTCAAAACCACGCTGGCGGGCGCGCAGCTGCAACGCCAGCAGCTTATCCTCATCCGACAGCGGCTGAAGCCGGTAGATCTGCCCCCAGTCGAGGCGCGAGGCGAGATCGGCCAGGTGCAAATTGAGCTGGCGCGGCGGGCGATCGCCGGTGATCAGCAGGCGCGTGCGGCCTGATTCCAGAATGCGGTTGTAGAGATTAAAGATCGCCATCTCCCAGGGATCGTCCCCGGCGATGCACTCAATATTGTCGATGCAGACCAGCGAAAGCTGCTCCATGCCGTCCAGCACTTCCGGCACAAACCAGGTGCGCTTATCAAGTGGGACATAGCCCACGGCGTCGCCGCGTGCGGAGAGTTCGGCGCAGGCGGCATGCAGCAGATGGCTACGACCTGCACCTTCCCGCGACCAGAAGTAGATGTATCCGCTATGATCCTGACGCAGCACGTTTTGCACAGCTGCCAACAGAGAGGGGTTATCACCCGGCCAGAAACTGGCAAAGGTTTCATCGTCGGGAAGATAGAGTGGCAGAGAGAGCTGCGCCGGTGCGTTCAGAGATACCTCAACAGGGCTTACGGAAAACGCAGCGAGTTTACCACAAAACGATGCGCGGTTTGAACCGGGCACGACGCCCGGTTCACATTCCAGATTAATGCGGAGTGACGTCGTTCTCCTGAGCGTCAATCACCTCTTCTTCCGGACGCAGAACGCTGATCAGTTTGAAGATCAGCGCCAGGCCGATGCCAACGATGGTGGCCAGCGCCATGCCTTTCAGCTCTGCCGCGCCGATGTGCACCTTCGCACCGCTGACGCCGATGATCAGGATCACCGAGGTGAGGATCAGGTTCTGCGCTTTGCTGTAGTCCACCTTGGACTCAATCAGCACACGAATACCGGACGCGCCAATCACCCCATACAGCAGCAGCGACACGCCGCCCATCACCGGAACCGGAATGATCTGGATAGCCGCCGCCAGCTTGCCGACGCAGGAGAGCAGAATAGCAATGATCGCTGCCCCGCCGATAACCCAGGTACTGTAGACGCGGGTAATCGCCATCACGCCGATGTTCTCGCCGTAGGTGGTGTTTGGCGTGGATCCGAAGAAGCCGGAGATGATGGTAGAGAAGCCGTTGGCAAACATTGAGCGGTGCAGGCCCGGGTCACGGATCAGGTCGCGCTTAACGATGTTGGCCGTTACCACCAGGTGACCGACGTGCTCGGCGATGACCACCAGCGCGGCAGGCAAAATGGTGAAGATAGCGAACCACTCAAAGCGCGGGGTGTAGAAGGTCGGCAGCGCAAACCAGTGCGCCTGGGCAATCGGAGTGGTATCCACCACGCCCATGGCGAACGACAGCGCATAGCCCGCCAGCACGCCGATCAGGATTGGGATAATCGCCAGGAAGCCGCGGAACAGTACCGAGCCAAACACGGTAACGCCCAGCGTCACCAGAGAGATGATCACCGTTTTGCTATCCGCAGACTGCCCATCCGCCGGCAGCAGGCCGGCCATGTTGGCCGCCACGCCCGCCAGCTCAAGGCCGATTACGGCCACGATTGCGCCCATCGCCGCCGGAGGGAACATCACGTCAAGCCAGCCGGTGCCCGCTTTCTTAACGATAAACGACACCAGGCAGAACAGCACGCCGCACATAATAAAACCGCCGAGCGCCACCTCGTATCCGAGCGGCAGCAGGAGCAGCACCGGGGAGATAAACGCAAAGCTGGAACCCAGATAGGCAGGAATTTTACCTTTACAGATAAAGAGATAGAGCAGCGTGCCGACGCCGTTGAACAGCAGCACGGTAGCCGGGTTAATGTGAAACAGGATTGGCACCAGCACGGTTGCGCCAAACATGGCGAACAGGTGCTGCAAACTAAGCGGGATTGTCTGTAAAAGCGGCGGTCTTTCACTCACCCCGATAGCACGGCGCGTCATAGTGTTTTCCTCTGAGTTGTGTTTTGTATTAGGCGAACTGCGTCTTTTATTCAAAAAAAAGCCGACTATCAAAGTCGGCTCTTTTTCATTTATTCAATTACTTGGTACCAAAAATCTTGTCGCCGGCATCGCCGAGACCAGGAATAATGTATCCGTGCTCGTTAAGTCCCTGATCGACCGATGCGGTATAGAGTTCGACATCCGGATGCGCCTTCTCCAGCGCGGCTACGCCTTCCGGGGCGGCAACCAGCACCAGCACCTTGATGCTGCTGCAGCCCGCTTTTTTCAGCAGGTCGATGGTAGCGATCATTGAGCCGCCGGTCGCCAGCATCGGGTCAACCACCAGCGCCATACGCTCGTCGATGTTCGATACCAGCTTCTGGAAGTAAGGCACCGGCTCCAGGGTCTCTTCGTCGCGGTAGATACCGACCACGCTGATACGCGCGCTCGGGACGTGCTCCAGCACGCCCTCCATCATGCCCAGACCGGCACGCAGGATCGGCACCACGGTAATTTTTTTACCTTTGATCTGCTCGATCTCCACCGGGCCGTTCCAGCCTTCGATGGTCACTTTCTCGGTTTCCAGATCGGCAGTCGCTTCATAGGTCAGCAGGCTGCCTACTTCAGAGGCGAGTTCACGAAAGCGTTTGGTGCTGATGTCATGCTCACGCATCAGTCCCAGCTTGTGTTTGACGAGTGGGTGTTTTACTTCCACGATCTTCATACTCTTCTCCTTCCCCAGACAGTTGGCAGCCACAAAAAAAATCGCCGGATTATACCGCTTTTTCTCCGTTGCGCTATAGGTAGAGGGTTGATCCCGATCAATCAGATTGAAAATCAGTATATCGCAACGATCTCTGAGAGCCATGAATAATGGACTCGCAAACGTTTGCCTTGACTGTTAGAATTGCGCCGAATTTTATTTCTATCGCCATGTGGGGATCCAAGCAGTGACCGATAAAACCTCTCTCAGCTACAAAGATGCCGGTGTTGATATTGACGCAGGTAATGCACTGGTTGACCGAATCAAAGGCGTAGTGAAGAAAACCCGCCGCCCGGAAGTGATGGGTGGACTGGGTGGCTTCGGTGCGCTGTGCGCGCTGCCGCAAAAATATCGTGAGCCGGTGCTGGTTTCCGGTACTGACGGCGTGGGCACCAAGCTGCGCCTGGCGATGGATCTCAAGCGTCATGACGCTATCGGCATCGATCTGGTGGCCATGTGCGTTAATGACCTGGTGGTTCAGGGCGCTGAGCCGCTCTTCTTCCTCGACTACTACGCCACCGGCAAGCTGGACGTCGACACCGCTGCCAGCGTGATCGGCGGCATCGCGGAAGGCTGCCTGCAGTCTGGCTGTGCGCTGGTGGGCGGCGAAACCGCTGAGATGCCGGGCATGTACCATGGCGAAGATTATGACGTCGCGGGCTTCTGCGTGGGCGTGGTTGAGAAATCGGAAATCATCGACGGCTCCAAAGTCACTGACGGCGACGTGCTGATTGCCCTTGGCTCCAGCGGTCCGCACTCTAACGGCTACTCGCTGGTGCGTAAAATCGTTGAGGTGAGCGGCTGCGATCCGGAAACGACCCAGCTCGACGGTAAATCGCTGGCGGATCACCTCCTGGCCCCGACCCGCATCTACGTGAAAAACATTCTTGAGTTGATTGCCAACGTTGACGTGCATGCCATCGCCCACCTCACCGGCGGCGGCTTCTGGGAGAACATTCCGCGCGTGCTGCCGGACAATACCCAGGCGGTGATTGACGAATCCAGCTGGCAGTGGCCCTCCGTCTTCAACTGGCTGCAGCAGGCAGGCAACGTCAGCCAGCACGAGATGTACCGCACCTTTAACTGCGGCGTCGGCATGGTGATCGCGCTCTCTGCCCAGGATGCAGATAAGGCGATTGAGCTGATGAACGCGAAAGGTGAAAAGGCATGGAAAATCGGTATGATTAAAGCCTCTGATTCCAGCGAGCGCGTGGTCATCGAATGAAAAACATAGTGGTGCTCATTTCCGGTAACGGAAGCAATTTGCAGGCAATTATTGACGCCTGCGCGCAGAAGAGAATCAACGCCACTGTCCGTGCGGTATTCAGTAACAAGGCCGACGCGTTCGGCCTGCAACGTGCGCGTGAGGCCGATATTGCGGCCCACGCCATTACGGCCGACCAGTTTGCCAGCCGTGAAGCATTTGACCGTGAGCTGATGATGGAGATCGACGCCTACGCCCCGGATCTGGTGGTGCTGGCAGGCTATATGCGCATTCTCAGCCCCGAGTTTGTTGCCCACTATCAGGGCCGCCTGCTGAACATCCACCCCTCCCTGCTGCCGAAATATCCTGGCCTGCATACCCACCGTCAGGCGCTGGCCAACGGCGACGAAGAGCACGGCACCTCCGTGCATTTTGTTACCGACGAGCTGGACGGCGGCCCGGTGATCCTGCAAGCCAAAGTGCCGGTATTTCCTGGCGACGGTGAAGAGGACGTCACCGATCGCGTCCAGACCCAGGAGCACGCGATCTACCCTCTGGTGGTGAGCTGGTTTATTGATGGCCGTCTGGCAATGCGCGAGGGTGCCGCATGGCTCGATGGCGTTCAGCTTCCCCCGCAAGGACACGCCGCAGAGTAGACCTTCTGTTGCCGGACAGCCTGCGCCGTTCGGCAATAACCT
Above is a genomic segment from Enterobacter sp. C2 containing:
- the purN gene encoding phosphoribosylglycinamide formyltransferase, with translation MKNIVVLISGNGSNLQAIIDACAQKRINATVRAVFSNKADAFGLQRAREADIAAHAITADQFASREAFDRELMMEIDAYAPDLVVLAGYMRILSPEFVAHYQGRLLNIHPSLLPKYPGLHTHRQALANGDEEHGTSVHFVTDELDGGPVILQAKVPVFPGDGEEDVTDRVQTQEHAIYPLVVSWFIDGRLAMREGAAWLDGVQLPPQGHAAE